The Lycium barbarum isolate Lr01 chromosome 9, ASM1917538v2, whole genome shotgun sequence genome has a segment encoding these proteins:
- the LOC132612180 gene encoding uncharacterized protein LOC132612180: MENNENNPPPPHQVDEQFDEVAPRHNRILRDYARPDHFEGESSVRRPPIAANNFEIRTYLIQTIQNSCQFTGDVSEDPHSHLIDFLELAETCRYNGVTTDAIRLRLFPFSLKGEAKTWLRGLPRGSITTWDQMTQKFLNKYFSLAKTIKMKQEINNFMQTDTESIYQAWERLNSMLRKCPHHGIQDSDILYIFYHGLKPSARNVIDAASGGSIMGKTTAEATQLLNEISENAIQWPSDRMIIKKAAGVNQVEALNSLTQQIATLTQKVEAIQVNAHSPSKLENCDVCGGNHPNHECQASTQNEEQQVQAPPGFQNQNRGQQSFQQYEQQPQRTHQPGLEDLIYKYIKTADEKMESQNSAIKNLEIQVSQLATLMSGQIQGTLPSNTEKNPREHLKAIALRSGKALDDPYADRQGTPREVEQVNESENKNEPKLPSEQKEKGGRK; this comes from the exons ATGGAGAACAATGAAAACAACCCACCTCCACCACATCAAGTGGATGAACAATTTGATGAGGTGGCACCACGGCATAATAGGATACTTAGAGATTATGCAAGGCCAGATCACTTTGAAGGAGAGTCAAGCGTAAGGAGACCACCAATAGCGGCAAATAACTTTGAAATCCGCACATACTTGATTCAGACCATCCAAAATTCATGCCAATTTACGGGTGATGTAAGTGAAGATCCACATTCCCACCtaattgattttcttgaattagCTGAAACTTGCAGGTACAATGGAGTCACAACAGACGCTATCAGGTTGCGACTTTTTCCCTTTTCACTAAAAGGAGAAGCCAAGACATGGTTGCGAGGCTTACCAAGAGGCTCTATTACTACATGGGACCAAATGACCCAAAAGTTCCTTAACAAGTATTTTTCACTTGCCAAAACAATTAAAATGAAACAAGAAATCAATAATTTTATGCAGACAGATACTGAATCTATATACCAGGCATGGGAAAGATTAAACTCAATGTTAAGAAAATGCCCACATCATGGTATCCAAGATTCtgatattttatatattttttatcatgGTCTTAAACCCTCTGCTAGAAATGTAATTGATGCAGCATCAGGAGGATCTATAATGGGCAAAACCACTGCAGAAGCCACACAATTACTGAATGAAATTTCAGAAAATGCTATTCAATGGCCTTCAGACAGAATGATTATCAAGAAAGCAGCAGGAGTGAATCAAGTTGAAGCTTTAAATTCATTGACACAACAAATTGCAACTCTCACACAAAAAGTCGAGGCTATTCAGGTAAATGCGCACTCACCATCTAAACTTGAGAATTGTGATGTATGTGGAGGTAATCACCCCAATCACGAATGCCAAGCTTCAACTCAAAATGAGGAACAG CAAGTACAGGCACCACCTGGTTTTCAAAATCAAAACAGAGGGCAGCAAAGTTTTCAACAGTATGAACAACAGCCCCAAAGAACGCATCAGCCAGGCCTTGAAGACCTTATATACAAATACATTAAGACTGCTGATGAAAAAATGGAAAGCCAAAATTCAGCCATCAAAAATTTGGAAATTCAGGTAAGCCAATTAGCAACCCTCATGTCAGGACAAATTCAAGGTACTCTACCGAGCAATACCGAGAAGAATCCAAGGGAGCACCTCAAAGCCATTGCCCTACGGTCAGGTAAAGCTCTTGATGATCCATATGCGGATCGACAAGGAACTCCACGAGAGGTAGAACAGGTAAATGAAAGCGAGAATAAGAATGAACCTAAGCTTCCAAgtgaacaaaaagaaaaaggtggAAGAAAATGA
- the LOC132612181 gene encoding uncharacterized protein LOC132612181, with the protein MKLEKLDKQFSKFLEILKKLYINIPFTDALTQMPSYAKFLKDILSSKRKLEELSVVKLTEKCSAILQNKLPQKLGDPGSFTIPCTLGGAHFEKALCDSGASINLMPFSIFRKLELGEIKDTGVSLQLADQSTKKSKGIIENVLVRVDKFIFPADFIVLEMEEITEVPLILGRPFLATGSTSDDDPIIKEEAKTLEKDFENEEVPPEVQPKIELKTLPSHLKYVFLESEFFPVIVSSSLTTEQESRLIGL; encoded by the exons ATGAAACTAGAAAAACTTGACAAACAGTTCTcaaagtttctggaaattttaaaAAAGCTTTACATTAATATACCTTTCACAGATGCTTTGACACAAATGCCTTCTTATGCTAAATTTCTGAAAGATATTTTGTCAAGTAAAAGAAAATTGGAAGAACTTTCTGTCGTTAAGCTTACAGAAAAATGTAGTGCTATACTTCAAAATAAGCTTCCACAAAAACTTGGTGATCCAGGAAGTTTTACAATTCCTTGCACTCTAGGAGGTGCTCATTTTGAAAAAGCATTATGTGATTCAGGCGCATCAATAAATCTAATGCCTTTTtcaatttttaggaaattagaacttGGTGAAATAAAAGACACTGGTGTGTCTCTTCAACTGGCGGATCAAAGTACTAAAAAATCAAAAGGAATAATTGAAAATGTTCTTGTAAGAGTCGACAAATTTATATTCCCAGCAGATTTTATAGTACTTGAAATGGAAGAAATTACTGAGGTGCCATTAATTTTAGGTAGACCATTTCTCGCTACAG GTTCGACAAGTGATGATGACCCCATAATAAAAGAAGAAGCTAAAACACTTGAAAAAGATTTCGAAAATGAGGAAGTCCCACCAGAAGTTCAACCAAAAATTGAACTCAAAACTCTTCCTTCTCATTTGAAATATGTTTTTCTTGAATCTGAATTTTTTCCAGTAATCGTCTCATCTTCTTTAACTACAGAACAAGAAAGCAGATTAATTGGGCTTTAG